The Ammospiza caudacuta isolate bAmmCau1 chromosome 18, bAmmCau1.pri, whole genome shotgun sequence region gggactgaggagaggaaaaggattGTGCTGTGGgactgagctgtgaggagagcTGCTGACACTTCATATGGAGTTCAGAAATACACACTAACACAGTACAGAATGTGGAAAAGGTGAAAGCTCAGCCTTCAGGCCTGGTGagggctcctgcaggagcagctcaggggtTGATGGgcgcctgctctgctccctgtgctctgtgcagctggggAAGGCTGAGCTCTCCTGCACGAGGGCCCCGCTCCCTCGGTGCCCTGAGCTTTGTGCACTCTGTGTTGTCACTCCTATGGAATATTTGCACGCCCCGGCAATGTGGAGAAGCCAGCAGGCGCAGAAGGGTGCCTGGCTTCAGCAGTTAGAGCTCATCTGCTGGGGTTTCTCAAACACAGTCTTTAGAAACCTCTGTTTCCCTcgttaaattttttttttaaaacttgaaGGATACGCAATACATGAAATTgaatgaatatgcatgtaattgtttctttttctttaatttcatgGAGCCTTAGATCTTAAATTTCAGTCACAGGGATTAGAGCCATGAATCATGAACATTTAGTTTACTTAGTGCTCAGAAAATGACTTTTAAAGCCCGTTATTCTGCAAAGAACGTTACATCTGATGCTGCCTGAGTATTTTCCCCTCTTACTTTTCTCACTCatctgcaaattattctgtcaGTTTCTAGCCCCATTTGTGTGAGCAATTCAGTTGGGGGAAAACAGAGAGGGGGGAAAACCCCACCTTAGCTTGTAGCTCAAACATATGTGTTATTTTCACCTAATTAACAGCTTTTGCAGAGCAGGTTCCGTGTTTGCAATTAGATGGGTGCAAGAAGGAGCTGGTACCATCTGCTGGGGTTTCACCACAGAAACAGCTCTTGAGCCCTTCTGGGATAGCAGCTGATGAATATGAGAAATGTGGATGTTTACATAAACTAACGAGTGCTGGTACTGCCTTATCTGCACAAGTGGAAGGATCAAATATTTAAGCAAATCCACCTCAGACGAGAGCGTGTGCTTGGGATTGGTGCTGGGGAGAGATGCTTTGTCTCATGCTGGGAGTGGAGATGTCTGATGGAGAtgagcagcctggctggaagGATGCTGAcaaggcagcaggagccaggctggcctGCACGTGAGACTGCtccaaagaaacagaaactcATGGCAGTGGGACTGACAGGATTTTGATCACAAGTGGATAAAGGAGATCCTGCTCTAAGCTCTGCTCCATGTGTTCTCATTACCAACAAAAGGAGTGATtgaatgggaagaaaaaagcattCCTAAAGCTTTCCCTAAACACAAACTGTGCTGAGACTGAAATCAGCTTGAACTTGCTTCATGTgcacctgctctgctgcatcctGGCAGTGGAACTGCTGCTCCATCAAGGGATGAGTGCAGTTGGTCCAAACAACTTGAAGTGTGACAGAGCAGAGAGTTTGAGCCTCCATAACCACACTGCCTTTGTTCCAAGCTTGTGTCACAGTTGGCTGTCACTGCATTACAATAGACAGTGAAGTCCTCCCAGCCCTGAAAGCTCCTGGTCCGGGGCCAGTAAAGCAGGAGAAAGTCTCTCACTTGCTTCAACAAGAGCTGGATCGAATTTCAGAGgcaggctgtgtccctgccatccCGTTCTCTTTCACACATCTCAGCAGAGCCCCTCTGGTTCCCCATCCCCTGCAGCAATGCTGTGCTGTGAGCAGAACCAACTCAGCCAGCTCTAGGGTTTGGTTCTGGATATTGAGCACACCAACTCAGCCACCTCTAGGGTTTGGTTCTGGATATTGAGCACACCAACTCAGCCACCTCTAGGGTTTGGTTCTGGATATTGAGCACACCAACTCAGCCAGCTCTAGGGTTTGGTTCTGGATATTGAGCACACCAACTCAGCCAGCTCTAGGGTTTGGTTCTGGATATTGAGCACACCAACTCAGCCACCTCTAGCATTTGGTTCTGGATATTGAGCACACCAACTCAGCCACCTCCAGCGTTTGGTTCTGGATATTGAGCACACGAACTCAGCCACCTCTAGCATTTGGTTCTGGATATTAAgcagcatttcttttcctgcagggcaggtgacatTCCTGGGGGACCAACCACTGCCTGTCCCAGGCATTCTCTTCTCTTCCAAAGGCACCAGCACCTTAACATGGCCATGGAGCTCACCTGATGCTGATAATCTCTCTTTCTCAGTCTGCACATGGTgatgagaaagcagaaactttTCATTCCAACACAATTCCTCAACTTGATTTTTGTTAATTAAAATCTCAGCTGATGGGTAGAGGATCTCATTTCGTGAAACAGAGAACATTTTGGCAGCTCCCATGTACTGCTTTAGCTGCTCCCCATTTGCTCTCAGTGTTCTCTCTCCACAATCAATCAGGAGGAAAGTGGAGCAGCTGTCcttgctgtgtgctctgggtgcccaggggttgctgctgagctggaattcagcagcaggctgcagagTGAGTGCTCACCCACCTTTCtctccagagctgtgcccctgccaaAGCTCTCCTCTCCAGCAGGAACGCCCCTGCACCGTGCTGGGGAGAGaaggggagcagctgctctgcacctgGGACTGCAATCCTGGCACATCTCAAGTGTTGTTTAATAATTTTGCACAGATCAACAGTTTTTGAATAGTGCACACTCCGTTCTGTTCAGCAGGTTTTTAAACTCTCATCGTGCATTCATGGATCAGTGCACCTTCTCTAAGGCTCAGCAATTGTCTGCATTGTTAAACCCAAATGTTAATGTCTGCCACGCTGTCCTTCCCTCTAGTTCAGTGCATTTCAATGGGGGTTAAATGCTAAAACCACTCTTAAAACTTCAAACACCCATTCACATCAACACAGGCTATACCTGGCCtcatctccctcctccctcGGTTTCCTGCTTAGGATGAAGATCATTGGAGATGCTTCAGGCTCACCTTGACATATCtcattttttaccttttctccAGTGAAAGCTGgtggctgggagagggaaaTCCTTCTAATCCTGTTGGTAAGTGTGGCTGTTGGAGTGCTGTGAGCCAGGCAGTTTGTGTCCCGTTCCTGTGGAACATTATTATTCAATGGTaagatgaaaaacaaacacatatCGAGCACATGGGATGGGGAATACTCGGCTTAAACTCTGGCTATCATTTCTAAGTAGGAAAGAAAGCTCAGAATGTATCTCAGGGGATTCCTAAAAACAACACTCCTATCTGAAGCTACAGCAGCTATTTCAGAGAACAGTACTTGGAGACCTGATTTgccaataaaaacaaattaacgGGAAAAGAATGTTTCAAAAATGACACTTCCAAGACTGTTCTGCACACGTGGAAGATTAAAAGGGAATAAAACCTCTTGTTTTATTAGTTTAAATTCCAGCATCATGTCATTTGCCATCCTTTACTATGGTATTCTTAATCTACCATTTGCCTCAAATTGCTTGCAGGCAATATCTGCAGACCCCAGTGCACaagaggagctggggcagggggaggcagagctgttgTGAGTTTCTGAAGCACTGGTGAAGGCTCTTTTGGCAGCAAGCACCTCTTTTCATGGGTGAATTTGAGCTTCAAATTTAAATTATCTTGGGACATGACTGGATAACCAAATGCCTGAgtttttcagctgaaaacacACTGTGTTAGACCAAATTCTGAGACACATGGTGTCTGCCTCAGTTTTCTTAAAATGTGTTGTAAAATTAGCACCATTCCTTTGGGGTTGGTGTCAAAAACTCACAGGTGAGAAGTGCCACAGGACAGCTTTGCACCGCGCTTGGTGTCACACTTGCATCCTCTTAGGCAGTGTTGCTTTGCACTGAATTAACTAGAATTCATTCCTTTGGGTAGGAGTTTCTCCTTTATAATTCATTACCCGCGTCCATGCACAGCTGTGTGTAAATACCAGTGAGAAGTGTTTGCCTGGAGGTGAGAAAGGCTGACCTTGGGCCTCCTGAGGTGCTGCAGACAGGAGAGGGATGTCCCTGTGGCCGGGTCTCTGCTGAAGCAGGTCTCGCCGTCCCCTCCCACGCTAGAGAGTGTGGAGGGAAATGGTTGTGCCCAGCAGGGTTTCAGCACTTCAAAAACTCCTGAATAATAAACAGCCAGAGGACTGTGGCTGTCTTGTGCCTCCTGTGAGGCTCCTTGCAGGGTGACCTGCCAGCTGAGGGTGAGGAAGGAGCTTGGAGCACACCCTGCACGCAGAGATGAGCCACGAGCAGGCATCTCTTGTTTTCCTGTCAGTTCACGTCCCCTCTGTTTTACCTGCTCCCCCAAAGGGTGCAGAAGCCTTTGTGACCTGAACATCAAATGGTTTCCCAATTACTCCTCCCAAACTGCTGTCTTCCTCTGGTCGGGATTAGCCTGAAGTGAGGAGGCTGTCACACACTGAACAGGGCAAATTGAGCTTTTTTACAATTACTTGTGGGGATTGGAGCCAACCACCTGCTTCAAAGCCCTGAGAGGTTAATTGCAGCTCTCTTTCTCTTGACCTGCACATGGGAGCACACGGTGGCTGGCCTGCTCCCCTGCAAAGTGTCTCAAACAGCACTTTctggggctgccaggcagcTGACGATGGATGCTGACAGACTGCTTTACACAGCCTTGCTCCGTGTGTTTTACATGAGAGGGTGGCATTCTAAGCTTTTGCTGATTCTTCTCACTGTGTAGTGTTTGTAGGAGAGATTTAAGAGCCTTTTCCCTCTTTGTTCcctcagaagcagcagctcaaaGGGATTCAGTGTGGACGTCACCTGCTCAGGCAGCTCTGATGGGAAGAGGCAGCACTGGGACCAGTTCCCCTTCCAGCAGCATCCCTCTGACAGTCAGAGAGTGGCTGCAAGGTTTGGAGGGGACTGAAAGGGAGAGAAAGTGCAGGAGGACATTGCTGCAGGGCCCAAGGCTCAAGGGGTGTCCATTCCCTCTAGAGCAGTGAGAGGgaacagtgctgctgccatgaatcgcagctccaggatggaatcagctctgtgtcctggaTCTCTAGTGGGtcccaagggaaaaaagagTGCTGGACATTTCCTGTCCATACTCAAGGCCCTCATTTCCTTCAGATGAGCCAAGTCTGCTTTTTAGCACCAATTGTAGTGAGGTGGGTGAAAGGAACATGGCAGTAATGAAATATGTGTGAGTGAAACAGAGGCTTCCTCATGAGAGCTTTAGTCTATCCTGCTTGTCATGGGATTCAGCTGGATTTTCCTGTGAATTGTCTGGTACGTTTGTACTTAACAGAGTAAACTCAAATTCTAGATAGAGAACTGAAACAATGGCTCTTTTCAAGTTTTCTTATCCAGGCTGGGTTATTTTCTGGGAGATACACCTGAGTGAATGCTGAGCTCTGAACGCTGCACTGGGTGAACCATAGCAAAGTTATATTTCCTGCTTTGTACTTACCTTTTGGTTAGTATATAAATGACTGAATGTCTCtgtctaaaaataaaatctgtgacATTTGTAAGCCTAGATGTGAAATCCACCCCCCAAGGTTCCCCTGATGGGGAGACTCCTAAAAAGTGCTGTGTCAGAATTAAGAGACGAACGGGACTTTTGGTTTTTTCGGTCTTcaggctgtttatttttctcttatcaACAGTTCAGCATGCTGTCTACATACCAGACCTAGCCTACAAAGAGAAGGCACCAAAAAGTCACAAAACACACAGGTTcaagatattttaaaactattttgtCCAATTAACCCTTAGAACGTATTTTATTTCTACTCTCTACCAATAACGAATTATTCTTGTGTCCACCATCTGCATTGTGGTTCTTCCTAACCAATCACACCTTGCTGCACGCCTCTAACATTTCAGCCATGGTTGGTTGACCAGGCATGGCACTAATTATACGTTTGCACTCTGCATTGGCGTTTTCAAAAGCGAGGTTTTGAAGCAGATATTGCTTTGCCACTTCGTCACTCACTTGTCTGTCCACTGCCTTCACGAGACGATCGATGAACGAAATGAAGGGCTCAGAAGGACCTTGCTTTACTTCTGTGTAAAAGACTTCTGGAGTTCCCTCCGGCTGGATTTGCAGAATTGCGTTCCGCGCCGCCTCTTTGATGTCTGCAATCACGTCTCGGGGCAGCTCTGCCGCCTGATGTTCGGGGCTGGCGTGGGGTTCATCCCCTGCCAGCTGAGCCGGGGTGAGGGCAGCGCGGGGCCCTCCTGCGTAGCCGTTCCTCAGCTGAGCCAGAGCCCTCCGCCACCTCGCATCCCACTCCTGGAACTGTTCTTCTGTCAGAATTAGCGAGGCGAGGCGTCTGCAGTCATGAGGTACCAGGTCGTAAAAATAAAAGGTGATTTTTATTAATTGCTGGAAGTAGAGAGAGCCTAAACCATCCTCTTTTACTGCCTGTCTCAAGTCTTTAATTGCATCATATGTCAGTGGTCTCCATTTGGGATTCTCATTTTGTCTGCCATGTTTTGTTGTCTTTGATTTTGTTGATGCCATGTCAAAATCTTCctttaatgtttttcttctaaTCTCTGCCCAGTTGGTAGAATTTGCTATGTCTCTTGATGGATCTTTTGTATTATTATTTGAGATGGCTTCTGGAATCTAAGGAAATGGGACAAAATCTGTttgtattttgggggtttgtgtCCTGCAAAGATGGT contains the following coding sequences:
- the LOC131565668 gene encoding endogenous retrovirus group K member 24 Gag polyprotein-like, whose translation is MASTKSKTTKHGRQNENPKWRPLTYDAIKDLRQAVKEDGLGSLYFQQLIKITFYFYDLVPHDCRRLASLILTEEQFQEWDARWRRALAQLRNGYAGGPRAALTPAQLAGDEPHASPEHQAAELPRDVIADIKEAARNAILQIQPEGTPEVFYTEVKQGPSEPFISFIDRLVKAVDRQVSDEVAKQYLLQNLAFENANAECKRIISAMPGQPTMAEMLEACSKV